A window of Symphalangus syndactylus isolate Jambi chromosome X, NHGRI_mSymSyn1-v2.1_pri, whole genome shotgun sequence genomic DNA:
TCTTGCCACCTCTACCACCTGCTGTAGTCATGggggcagaagcagcagcaggcccACTTCAGATGCCTCCTAttgagatccacccaccttgccagTGGCCTGCAGTGGGCTTCCAGGAGGAGATGGCCCCTCTGTGGTACCAAAGAAGCTACATCCAGGAGGAAGGTTCCAAAATCCTTCAGGGGTCATTCCCCTTAGGAGACAGCAGAAGCCACAGCCAGGAAGAAGGTTCAGAGAAGTCCCAAAGAATGCCCCTCCCCTGGGACAGTGGGTGCCACAACCCGCTGTCAGAGAGTCCCCACGGGACAGCCCCACTGGGGAGCAGTGGATGCCACTCCCAGGAAGAAGGTACGGAAGGACCCCAGGTGATGGATCCCCTGGGGAACAGAGAGAGCCAAAAtcagaaagaaggtccaaagagGGCCTGGAGGATGCGCACCCTGGTGTTTCGCAGGAGCCGCAAACCAGAAGGTCCAGAGGGGCCCCAGGGGACTTTCCCCCAGGGAGACAGCAGAAGCTATAGCCAGGAAGGATGTTCAGAGAGGGCCCAGGAGATGGCCACCCTGGTGTTTACCAGGAGGCACAAACCAGAAGGTCCAAAGAGGCCCCAGTGGACTGTCCCCCTGGGGGACAGCAGAAGTCATATCAAGGAAGAAGGCCCAGAGAGGCCCCAGGGGACTGTCCTCCAGGGAGACAGCAGAAGCTATAGCCAGGAAGGAAGCCCAGAGAGGGCCCAGGGGATGGCCACCCTGGTGCTTAGCAGGAGCTGCAAACCAGAAGAAGGTCCAGAGAGGCCCCAGCACACTCCCCTGGGGGACAGTAGGAGCCATGGTGTCAGAGAAAGCCCAAAGAAATGGCAACCTCAGAGGCAGAAGGCCAAGAAACCAAAAGTGAATAAAGTCTCAGGATCCCAGCAACAGGAGAAGCCTGCCTCATTTCCAATTGCAATGAATTGGAAATGCCCATGGTGTAAAGCCATTAATTTTTCATGGCGTACGGCCTGCTATAAATGCAAGAAAGCCTGTGTGCCATTTGAGAGTGGAGGACAAACGCAATGATTTCAGGAAGGTAAGTAAGAATGGACACATTTCAAAGAGAAACCAATTTCCTAAGATCCTCTTCTGATTAAAGTATAACTTATTTacttcacagaaaaattgaaccccaaattatggagaaaattaaataaaataatttattatcccATTACCCAAATTAgccattttaaaagttgttttggatacacatgcatacaaatatataggtatttatattctcattttattcatttacttga
This region includes:
- the TEX13D gene encoding testis-expressed protein 13D, with protein sequence MAMNFGDHASGFRHNDVIRFVNNEVLTDGSGQAFYVAFRSRPWNEVEDRLQAIVADPRVPRAIKRACTCSALALSVRVATRQREELLYHVRRLQMHAEERQMTSWAVTSQLQQLRLEHEVASTQLHLAQAALQQALNERDGLYGRLLQIERFPQAAPLAHEIMSGPQAEQNGAAACPLATEQQSDMVAMGTHANAQMPTPTDVPYVPEPLSPWAQGMQPPLPVPHPFPHPPPFPVKFLFLPPLPPAVVMGAEAAAGPLQMPPIEIHPPCQWPAVGFQEEMAPLWYQRSYIQEEGSKILQGSFPLGDSRSHSQEEGSEKSQRMPLPWDSGCHNPLSESPHGTAPLGSSGCHSQEEGTEGPQVMDPLGNRESQNQKEGPKRAWRMRTLVFRRSRKPEGPEGPQGTFPQGDSRSYSQEGCSERAQEMATLVFTRRHKPEGPKRPQWTVPLGDSRSHIKEEGPERPQGTVLQGDSRSYSQEGSPERAQGMATLVLSRSCKPEEGPERPQHTPLGDSRSHGVRESPKKWQPQRQKAKKPKVNKVSGSQQQEKPASFPIAMNWKCPWCKAINFSWRTACYKCKKACVPFESGGQTQ